One Triticum dicoccoides isolate Atlit2015 ecotype Zavitan chromosome 5B, WEW_v2.0, whole genome shotgun sequence genomic window carries:
- the LOC119307490 gene encoding DNA topoisomerase 2-like, with protein sequence MANLEHTLPSVVDGLKPAQRKVLFCSFKRNLVKETKVSHLAGYVAEHSAYHHGEQSLANTIIGMAQDFVGTNNISLLEPRGLFGTRYSVGIGPGSKNYIPSYNPRDVIANLKRLLNEGTVIQMDPWYKGFKGSVKNARAKAAGVTYTITGVIEEVDGTKLKITELPIRSWTVDYKEFLESMCPQSEQENGNEKNKGKGKVKVKEPPFLVKIRSQCDHANVEFEVIMILKEFFQLRLEFYARRKAIMLQNIGNEILKLKNKVRFILAVISEDIIVNNRKTAELYLELKQKGYEPFPENLFTSEPVPAGSTEEVDEENEENPVEGAAGVTASDYEYLLAVAIFTFTEEKAQELITQMNKLEAESESLGKATAEILWLGELDALEKELDVLDGNSEVLEEETTRRPGKNSKGEKAYNPDLSREHSGCPAAEKPKTAIRKRAPARSKDIFKPTGDSNSSAPSPEKKVRKLRISLFNKKSGSVSQRVASTSTGVEDAEAPPSGSLAQPVTLRRTAREGKAKAICIDSESDDSV encoded by the exons ATGGCAAACCTTGAACACACACTGCCTTCAGTGGTCGACGGCCTTAAGCCGGCGCAGAGGAAGGTTTTGTTCTGCTCGTTCAAGAGGAATCTGGTGAAAGAAACCAAG GTGTCACACTTGGCTGGTTATGTGGCAGAACACTCAGCGTATCACCATGGCGAGCAGAGTCTAGCCAACACAATCATAGGAATGGCTCAAGATTTTGTCGGCACCAATAATATTAGTCTTTTGGAGCCCCGCGGCCTGTTTGGTACCCGATATTCGGTGG GCATTGGGCCTGGATCAAAAAATTATATCCCAAGCTATAATCCTAGAGACGTTATTGCTAATCTGAAAAGGTTGCTAAACGAAGGCACTGTGATACAAATGGACCCTTGGTACAAGGGGTTCAAG GGCTCTGTGAAGAATGCAAGAGCGAAGGCAGCTGGTGTCACGTATACCATCACCGGTGTTATAGAGGAAGTCGATGGCACCAAGCTTAAAATTACTGAGCTTCCCATCCGCAGTTGGACTGTCGATTACAAAGAATTTCTTGAATCCATGTGTCCTCAAAGTGAACAGGAAAATGGCAATGAGAAGAACAAAGGAAAGGGCAAGGTCAAGGTCAAAGAACCACCGTTTCTAGTG AAAATTAGATCACAATGTGATCATGCGAATGTGGAGTTTGAGGTGATCATGA TACTTAAAGAGTTCTTCCAACTGAGGCTCGAATTCTACGCCAGAAGAAAG GCAATAATGTTGCAAAATATAGGGAACGAGATATTGAAGCTTAAGAACAAAGTGAGGTTTATCCTTGCTGTTATTTCCGAGGACATCATAGTCAATAACAGGAAGACGGCCGAGCTTTACCTGGAGCTTAAGCAGAAGGGGTATGAACCTTTCCCAGAGAATCTGTTTACGTCCGAGCCGGTTCCCGCAGGAAGTACAGAAGAAgtagatgaagaaaatgaagagaaTCCtgttgaaggtgcagcaggagttaCTGCGAGTGATTATGAGTATCTTCTCGCAGTCGCAATTTTTACCTTTACTGAGGAGAAGGCACAGGAGCTCATCACACAAATGAATAAATTAGAGGCCGAATCTGAAAGCCTGGGCAAAGCAACTGCAGAAATTCTTTGGCTGGGAGAACTTGATGCCCTTGAAAAGGAACTGGAC GTGCTTGATGGAAATTCTGAAGTTTTAGAGGAGGAAACAACCCGTAGGCCGGGAAAAAACTCCAAAGGCGAGAAGGCTTATAATCCTGACTTGTCTCGAGAACATAGTG GATGTCCTGCTGCcgagaagccaaagactgccatcaggAAGAGGGCGCCTGCTCGGAGCAAAGATATATTCAAGCCTACCGGCGACAGCAATTCCAGTGCTCCTTCTCCTGAGAAGAAGGTGCGAAAGCTGAGGATCTCCCTCTTCAACAAAAAGAGCGGCTCGGTTTCGCAGAGAGTCGCGAGCACTTCAACAGGAGTAGAAGATGCCGAGGCTCCTCCCTCGGGCAGCCTTGCTCAGCCAGTTACActgagaaggacggcaagggaggggAAGGCGAAAGCAATCTGCATCGATTCCGAGAGTGACGATAGTGTCTAG